The following proteins come from a genomic window of Mycobacterium sp. DL:
- a CDS encoding UvrD-helicase domain-containing protein translates to MTASPVTSDTDQQQLLEGLNPQQRLAVLHEGAPLLIVAGAGSGKTAVLTRRIAYLLAARDVGVGQVLAITFTNKAAAEMRERIVALIGPRARSMWVSTFHSTCVRILRNQASLLPGLNSNFSIYDADDSRRLLLMIGKDMGLDTKRHSPRVLSNGISNLKNELIGPEQAAAEASEAADDLARITADVYGEYQRRLRAANALDFDDLIGETVAVLQAFPQIAQYYRRRFRHILVDEYQDTNHAQYMLVRELVGVGAADTDTVPLAELCVVGDADQSIYAFRGATIRNIEDFERDFPNATTILLEQNYRSTQTILNAANSVIARNAGRREKRLWTDAGDGDLIVGYVADNEHDEARFVAQEIDALSDSVTDFSYNDVAVFYRTNNSSRAIEEVFIRAGIPYKVVGGVRFYERREIRDIVAYLRVLDNPGDAVSMRRILNTPRRGIGDRAEACVAVYAESTGATFNDALVAAAEGRVPMLNTRAEKAIAGFVGLLDELRGKLDEGLGELVEAVLDRTGYRVELESSSDPQDLARLDNLNELVSVAHEFSIDLANAKALAETEPEDEDIPDTGVLAAFLERVSLVADADDIPEHGSGVVTMMTLHTAKGLEFPVVFVTGWEDGMFPHMRALGDPLELSEERRLAYVGITRARQRLYLSRAKIRSSWGQPMLNPESRFLREIPQELIDWRRTEQSSSFSAPVSGAGRFGTPRPSPARSSAGKRPLLVLEPGDRVTHDKYGLGRVEEVSGVGESAMSLIDFGSAGRVKLMHNHAPVAKL, encoded by the coding sequence ATGACCGCTTCTCCTGTCACGAGCGACACCGATCAGCAGCAGCTCCTGGAAGGGCTCAACCCGCAGCAGCGCCTGGCCGTGCTGCACGAGGGTGCGCCGCTGCTGATCGTGGCAGGCGCCGGGTCGGGAAAGACCGCGGTTCTGACCCGCCGCATCGCCTATCTGCTGGCCGCCCGTGACGTGGGTGTGGGCCAGGTGCTGGCCATCACGTTCACCAACAAGGCCGCCGCGGAGATGCGTGAACGCATCGTCGCGCTGATCGGCCCCCGGGCGCGCAGCATGTGGGTGTCGACGTTCCACTCGACGTGCGTGCGGATCCTGCGCAACCAGGCCTCGCTGCTGCCTGGGCTCAACTCCAACTTCTCCATCTACGACGCCGACGACTCGCGACGCCTGCTGCTGATGATCGGCAAGGACATGGGTCTGGACACCAAACGGCATTCACCGCGGGTGCTGTCCAACGGCATCTCGAACCTGAAGAACGAACTGATCGGGCCCGAGCAGGCGGCGGCTGAGGCGTCGGAGGCCGCAGACGATCTGGCGCGCATCACCGCCGACGTGTACGGGGAGTACCAGCGGCGGCTGCGTGCCGCCAACGCTCTGGACTTCGACGACCTGATCGGCGAGACAGTCGCTGTGCTGCAGGCCTTTCCGCAGATCGCCCAGTACTACCGACGCCGGTTCCGGCACATCCTCGTCGACGAGTACCAGGACACCAACCACGCGCAGTACATGTTGGTGCGCGAACTCGTCGGCGTGGGGGCCGCCGATACCGACACGGTGCCGCTGGCCGAGTTGTGCGTGGTGGGTGACGCCGATCAGTCGATCTATGCGTTCCGCGGCGCGACGATCCGCAACATCGAGGATTTTGAACGCGACTTCCCCAACGCCACAACGATTCTGCTGGAGCAGAACTACCGGTCGACCCAGACGATCCTGAACGCCGCCAACTCGGTGATCGCCCGCAACGCCGGGCGGCGCGAGAAGCGGCTGTGGACCGACGCCGGTGACGGCGACCTGATCGTCGGTTATGTCGCCGACAACGAGCACGACGAGGCCAGGTTCGTCGCGCAGGAGATCGACGCGCTCTCCGACTCGGTGACCGACTTCTCCTACAACGACGTCGCGGTCTTCTACCGCACCAACAATTCGTCCCGGGCCATCGAAGAGGTCTTCATCCGGGCCGGCATACCGTACAAAGTCGTTGGGGGAGTGCGTTTCTACGAGCGCCGGGAGATCCGCGACATCGTCGCTTACCTACGTGTGCTGGACAACCCGGGGGATGCGGTCAGCATGCGGCGCATCCTCAACACTCCGCGCCGCGGCATCGGTGACCGTGCCGAAGCCTGTGTGGCGGTGTACGCCGAGAGCACCGGCGCCACCTTCAACGACGCCCTGGTGGCGGCCGCCGAAGGCAGGGTGCCGATGCTCAACACCCGTGCTGAGAAGGCGATCGCCGGATTCGTCGGACTGCTCGACGAGCTTCGGGGCAAACTCGACGAGGGCCTCGGTGAGCTGGTGGAGGCCGTGCTCGACCGCACCGGCTACCGGGTCGAACTGGAATCGTCGAGTGATCCGCAGGACCTCGCCCGGCTCGACAACCTCAACGAATTGGTCAGCGTCGCACACGAATTCAGCATCGACCTGGCCAATGCCAAAGCGCTGGCGGAAACCGAGCCCGAGGACGAGGACATCCCCGACACGGGTGTGCTGGCGGCTTTCCTCGAGCGGGTGTCGCTGGTCGCCGACGCCGACGACATCCCCGAGCACGGCTCGGGCGTGGTGACGATGATGACGCTGCACACCGCCAAGGGGCTGGAGTTCCCTGTCGTCTTCGTCACCGGGTGGGAGGACGGCATGTTCCCCCACATGCGGGCGCTGGGCGATCCACTCGAGCTGTCGGAGGAACGTCGGCTGGCCTACGTCGGCATCACCCGCGCACGGCAGCGGCTCTACCTCAGTCGCGCCAAGATCCGCTCGTCGTGGGGTCAGCCGATGCTGAACCCGGAATCACGTTTCCTGCGGGAGATCCCGCAGGAGCTGATCGACTGGCGCCGCACGGAGCAGTCGTCGTCGTTCTCCGCGCCGGTCAGCGGTGCGGGTCGGTTCGGCACCCCCCGGCCCTCGCCGGCGCGGTCGTCGGCCGGCAAGCGTCCGCTGCTGGTGCTGGAACCCGGCGACCGGGTCACTCACGACAAGTACGGGCTCGGCAGGGTCGAAGAGGTGTCCGGCGTCGGCGAATCCGCCATGTCGCTGATCGACTTCGGCAGTGCCGGTCGGGTGAAGCTGATGCACAACCACGCCCCGGTGGCCAAGCTCTAG